One region of Streptomyces sp. NBC_00442 genomic DNA includes:
- a CDS encoding SCO4983 family protein gives MYEPIRTKSVHRTVAADSERIPHRSREDELDIQLAGHLSALLAVTDELGLTEAGDAIARQVARLRGGLPPVRHAGLSGADASALHARAHALAGRALVVAASRADTASAILAAERMDAHAAAGALTAAS, from the coding sequence ATGTACGAGCCGATCCGCACCAAGTCGGTCCACCGCACCGTGGCCGCCGACAGCGAGCGCATCCCGCACCGCTCCCGCGAGGACGAGCTCGACATCCAGCTGGCCGGCCACCTCTCCGCGCTGCTCGCCGTGACCGACGAGCTCGGACTCACCGAGGCCGGCGACGCCATCGCCCGCCAGGTGGCCCGGCTGCGCGGCGGTCTCCCCCCGGTGCGGCACGCGGGGCTCAGCGGCGCCGATGCGAGCGCCCTGCACGCGCGCGCCCACGCGCTGGCCGGCCGCGCTCTGGTCGTCGCCGCCTCGCGCGCCGACACCGCGTCGGCGATCCTGGCCGCGGAGCGCATGGACGCCCACGCCGCCGCCGGCGCTCTCACCGCCGCCTCCTGA